One region of Gigantopelta aegis isolate Gae_Host chromosome 7, Gae_host_genome, whole genome shotgun sequence genomic DNA includes:
- the LOC121377814 gene encoding uncharacterized protein LOC121377814 yields the protein MWIIHETPADHPAITKAEQQYIEDSIGLLLSAVFIVGAGYTACNHIIAVVLLSLAVGSCGITMAGPHINHLDIAPKFAVQELEAWAHDYALEDDQEVNLKRIELLSKELISNNENKPSKTGYVCNVGNAANVIDHYPSGSTVNGSTSAIGVSTGVNTTKKDETSLRFIDSLQFLNASLETLVTNLEADGSDKFTQLTKEFSDEQKISLLLRKGVYPYDFMDDESKFNMSQLPAQAEFYNSLTDSDISDEDYEHAHQVWTTFDLKTMGEYHDLYMKTDVLLLANVFENFRNMCLDYYDLDSAHYFTLPGVGWDAMLKMGGVELELLTDLDMHLMIEHGVRGGISMISKKFSKANNPYLETFNENEPSTYLMYLDANNLYGHNMSLYLPGRDFEWVKDLDSLDIMTVTENSNTGYILEVGLEYPTELHDCHSDYPLAPESMLVTNAMLSSHSQQLRDKLCLTGRPVRKLVPNLNDKEKYVLHYRNLQFYLRQGIKLTKIHRAIQFRQSPWLKTYIDFNTEKRNQSKNEIEKAFFKLMNNTCFGRSMMNVRKHVNVELVNSKKRLKKLCAKPTFEGFKIFNPDLAAVHLKKATIVLNQPIYAGCSILDMSKIVMYEFHYDFMRAKYGNKVQLLFTDTDSLCYEIETENIYSDFQKHANLFDTSNYNLSHPLFSTVNAKVLGKMKDELGGSVMEEFVVLDRKCIWFCMRGKRKK from the exons ATGTGGATAATTCACGAGACTCCAGCCGATCATCCAGCAATAACAAAAGCAGAACAACAATATATTGAGGACTCCATTG gacTTCTTTTGTCAGCAGTATTTATAGTGGGTGCTGGCTACACTGCTTGCAATCACATCATTGCAGTTGTTCTGTTGTCTTTGGCTGTTGGAAGTTGTGGGATTACAATGGCAGGGCCACACATCAACCATCTTGATATTGCACCAAAATTTGCAG TACAAGAACTTGAAGCGTGGGCTCATGACTACGCCCTGGAAGATGATCAAGAAGTCAATCTTAAACGCATTGAATTACTGTCTAAAGAACTGATTtctaacaatgaaaataaacctTCAAAAACCGGCTATGTTTGCAAC GTCGGGAATGCAGCCAATGTCATAGACCACTACCCGAGCGGTTCTACAGTCAACGGGTCAACCAGTGCGATAGGTGTATCCACCGGCGTGAACACTACGAAGAAAGACGAAACCAG TTTACGGTTCATAGACTCACTTCAGTTTTTGAACGCATCGCTTGAGACACTGGTTACTAATTTGGAAGCAGACGGTAGTGATAAATTCACTCAACTCACAAAAGAATTTTCAGATGAACAGAAAATCAGCTTACTTCTAAGAAAAGGGGTATACCCTTATGACTTTATGGATGACGAGTCTAAATTTAACATGTCTCAGCTCCCTGCTCAAGCTGAGTTTTATAATAGTCTAACTGATAGTGATATCTCGGACGAGGATTATGAGCATGCTCATCAGGTGTGGACAACGTTTGACTTGAAAACCATGGGAGAGTACCACGATTTGTACATGAAAACAGATGTTCTTCTCTTGGcaaatgtatttgaaaatttTAGAAACATGTGCTTAGATTATTATGATTTGGATAGTGCTCATTATTTCACTTTACCCGGTGTAGGGTGGGATGCCATGCTCAAGATGGGAGGTGTGGAACTTGAACTTCTCACAGATTTGGACATGCATCTTATGATAGAGCATGGTGTAAGAGGTGGAATTTCAATGATATCAAAAAAGTTTTCCAAAGCTAACAATCCTTATCTTGaaacatttaatgaaaatgaaccCTCCACCTATCTTATGTATTTGGATGCTAATAACCTGTATGGACATAACATGTCCCTATACCTCCCTGGAAGAGATTTCGAGTGGGTTAAAGACTTGGACAGTCTTGACATTATGACTGTGACAGAGAATTCAAACACGGGGTATATTTTGGAGGTGGGTCTTGAATACCCCACTGAATTACATGACTGTCACAGTGACTACCCTCTGGCCCCTGAATCTATGCTAGTCACTAATGCTATGCTTTCTTCTCACTCACAGCAGCTGAGAGATAAACTTTGTCTTACAGGTCGGCCTGTACGAAAACTAGTTCCAAACCTCAATGATAAAGAGAAATATGTACTACATTACAGAAACTTACAATTCTATCTCAGACAGGGAATAAAGTTGACAAAGATCCATAGAGCGATTCAGTTTAGACAGTCTCCATGGTTAAAGACCTATATCGATTTCAACACGGAAAAAAGAAATCAGTccaaaaatgaaattgaaaaagCTTTTTTTAAGTTGATGAACAACACCTGCTTTGGTCGAAGCATGATGAATGTAAGAAAGCATGTGAATGTGGAGCTGGTCAATTCAAAGAAACGTTTAAAGAAACTCTGTGCTAAACCCACATTTGAaggctttaaaatatttaaccctGATTTGGCTGCAGTTCATCTTAAGAAAGCCACTATCGTTCTTAACCAGCCTATCTATGCCGGATGTTCAATTCTAGACATGTCTAAAATTGTTATGTATGAATTTCACTATGATTTCATGAGAGCAAAGTATGGTAATAAAGTCCAGCTTTTATTCACGGATACAGATTCACTGTGTTATGAGATAGAAACAGAAAATATCTATTCTGATTTTCAGAAACATGCCAACTTGTTTGACACAAGTAACTATAatctctctcaccctctcttCTCTACTGTAAATGCCAAAGTGTTAGGTAAAATGAAGGATGAGCTTGGGGGATCTGTCATGGAAGAATTTGTAGTCTTAGACCGAAAATGTATTTGGTTTTGTATGaggggaaagagaaaaaaatag
- the LOC121377815 gene encoding BCL-6 corepressor-like protein 1: protein MPFVSYSTGTILTSLLPSLSPSPAPASVPASVPSNVPASVPASVPASVPASVPANVPASVPASVPASVPAQPQPQSQPQSHPTSQPPSQPPSQPQSQPSPSLSPSLSPIQRPSLRPSLRPSLSASLSPSLSASQRPSLSPSLSASLSASLNPSPAPASVPASVPSNVPASVPASVPANVPASVPASVPASVPASVPASVPASVPASVPASVPASVPASFPASVPASVPASVPASVPASVPASVPASVPASVPASVPASVPASVPASVPASVPASVPASVPASVPASVPASVPASVPASVPASVPASVPASVPASVPASVPASVPVSVPASVPASVPASVPASVPASVPASVPASVPASVPASVPASVPASVPASVPASVPASVPASVPASASVPASVPASVPASVPASVPASVPASVPAQPSPIPSPRTLARPVQRRRLFIRRNLVVDSFKGPIKR from the exons ATGCCTTTTGTTTCTTAttcaactggtaccatactcaccAGCCTCCTTCCCAGCCTCAGTCCCAGCCCAGCCCCAGCCTCAGTCCCAGCCTCAGTCCCATCCAACGTCCCAGCCTCCGTCCCAGCCTCAGTGCCAGCATCAGTCCCAGCCTCAGTGCCAGCCAACGTCCCAGCCTCAGTCCCAGCCTCAGTGCCAGCCTCAGTCCCAGCCCAGCCCCAGCCTCAGTCCCAGCCTCAGTCCCATCCAACGTCCCAGCCTCCGTCCCAGCCTCCGTCCCAGCCTCAGTCCCAGCCCAGCCCCAGCCTCAGTCCCAGCCTCAGTCCCATCCAACGTCCCAGCCTCCGTCCCAGCCTCCGTCCCAGCCTCAGTGCCAGCCTCAGTCCCAGCCTCAGTGCCAGCCAACGTCCCAGCCTCAGTCCCAGCCTCAGTGCCAGCCTCAGTGCCAGCCTCAATCCCAGCCCAGCCCCAGCCTCAGTCCCAGCCTCAGTCCCATCCAACGTCCCAGCCTCCGTCCCAGCCTCCGTCCCAGCCAACGTCCCAGCCTCCGTCCCAGCCTCCGTCCCAGCCTCAGTGCCAGCCTCAGTCCCAGCCTCAGTGCCAGCCTCCGTCCCAGCCTCCGTCCCAGCCTCAGTGCCAGCCTCCGTCCCAGCCTCCTTCCCAGCCTCAGTCCCAGCCTCAGTCCCAGCCTCAGTGCCAGCCTCAGTGCCAGCCTCAGTGCCAGCCTCAGTCCCAGCCTCAGTCCCAGCCTCCGTCCCAGCCTCAGTGCCAGCCTCAGTGCCAGCCTCAGTGCCAGCCTCCGTCCCAGCCTCAGTGCCAGCCTCAGTCCCAGCCTCAGTCCCAGCCTCCGTCCCAGCGTCAGTGCCAGCCTCAGTCCCAGCCTCCGTCCCAGCCTCCGTCCCAGCCTCCGTCCCAGCCTCAGTCCCAGCATCCGTCCCAGCCTCAGTCCCAGCCTCAGTGCCAGCCTCAGTGCCAGTCTCAGTGCCAGCCTCAGTGCCAGCCTCAGTGCCAGCCTCCGTCCCAGCCTCCGTCCCAGCCTCAGTCCCAGCCTCAGTCCCAGCCTCCGTCCCAGCCTCAGTGCCAGCCTCAGTCCCAGCCTCCGTCCCAGCCTCCGTCCCAGCCTCAGTGCCAGCTTCAGTCCCAGCCTCAGTCCCAGCCTCAGTCCCAGCCTCAGCCTCAGTCCCAGCCTCCGTCCCAGCCTCAGTGCCAGCCTCAGTGCCAGCCTCAGTCCCAGCCTCCGTCCCAGCCTCAGTGCCAGCCCAGCCCAGCCCCATCCCCAGTCCAC GAACCTTGGCCAGGCCAGTTCAAAGACGTAGACTCTTTATCCGAAGAAACCTCGTTGTGGACTCGTTTAAGGGCCCCATCAAAAGGTAA